The stretch of DNA atgaaaattgaaaaaattaacggtttaaagTGCTTATTACCTCTTGTATGACTCCGATTGAGTATTGCGCCCCtctttgagtgaataaacgttGCTTTCAAGTCTCTGATACGCCAAAAAAATCGCCCTAGCTCCAAAGTTCCCAATTGAGTGTCCAAGTGGTTATGAAAGTGCAACTTCTGAAATATAGGCTATATAGACTCTATTCGGATCCTACACACCGAATATGAGCGTTTCCGGTTGGTAGAATCCGaaatgatgcaaaattttaaaaatcaaagcatttctctctctggtgccaatttgagtgggctaatttagcttcttcaaaaaaaaaaatcaaagcatttcggattgtacagtctAAAATCAAGTTTTCCTGGGCAAATCATCAACGATGTACAAGTCAGGCATAGCCAGCCAATGgcttgtttaaactggtttcggattgtatggtccATATCAAACAAGTTTCGGCTTCCATACTCCAAAACTGTTAAAAATAAGGATgttcggattgtacagtccaaacccAGGTTTTCCAGGGCAAAACATCACGTACAAGGCAGGCATAACCAGCCaattgcttgtttaaactgatttcggattgtatggaccataacaaacaaatttcggATTCTAGAGTCCAAACGCATTTATAGGGTCAAAATGGTCACTTTGGGGGGCCTTGGAGGAAACAATTGGggaaaaaaagcaattttctaatatatataaGTTTTTCCAAGTCAGAATAGTAATCTCTCAGTGGCGCAGCGGCAAAAAGACTCTAATATCACATTGGTTGTCATGGGTTTGAGTCCTAAGTGGAGCATTTGTTTTTCCCCCTTTTTTTTCCCAATTtcccttaaaatttatatttttcagtgAGCGCCACACCAAATTATGGTctaaagccactaggtttggtctagtagtgaggggtttgggtagtatgttataggctctgggttcgatcctcaactcattgtaaaccaaaaaaaatatgatttaaaaaatataaaaattcataataatgATAAactacttttttaaaattttacttgGATTTATATTTCTAcgcttatatattaatataaatgtttattttttcaatttttacgATGATATATATTTCTACTCAAATATTAATACACatgcatgttttttttaataatttgtacGAGACCTATTAACAAAAAACGATAATTTATATGAGACTCATATGTCTATTCCTAAAATTATATaacacaattaaaaaaaattaaataatattttttgaccaaaaaataaaataaaataatactccaTTAGATACTAAAAGTAACACTTtttaagatgatttttttttgacaaatataacATTTACAATCGAACAAAAATACTGAtattttggcaaaattacactgcaggtcctttatcttatttttttgtaacactttggtcctttatcttttttttgtaacattttggtcttttatcttttatttgtaacactttggtcctttatcttttttatttgtaacactttagtccttttttttgtaacactttggtctttatcttatttatttataaaaaataaaggacctaaatgttacaaataaaaaataataaaggaccatagtgttacaaataaaagataaaggaccaaagtgttacaaaaaaataagataaatgacctgcagtgtaattttgcctgatattttttattaaaaggcCTCAATTATATTTCCAGTTTAGCCTCGACTTACATCGGGCCGGCCCTGGTCTTCTTttcgaaaatttctcatcccacctacccactttctcacacACTCcttgaaaatttcatttttgcccttggtcaaaaaattcggaacgcgttttccgaatttttctagtttaaatttgggaaaaaatcggaaaacacattccgaagttgtttttaaaggcaaaaaaaattcggaaaacgcgttctgAATTTTTtaaccaagggcaaaaatggaaaaacagggAGTGTGTGAGAAAGTGgataggtgggatgagaaattttccttcttttcattagtgtctcttcttcttttttttcctttcatttcaTTATTTGATTTCCATCTCATTTATATGCTTGAACCTATGATATATTCTCATGCAAATAAATCATCTTACTCTTCTGTATGTACGAGCGTGTGCCATTATTATCATTTAAGAACAAAACTTACATTTTATTCTTCCTTCTTTTACAAGTTACCATCATGTATCGGCAAATAGCCAATACATGCTAAGTACTAGTTAAGGAATTAAAGTATGTCGTCAAAGGTATAACTTGGTAAAATAGGTTTAGAGTATTGAGAAGTAGGTTTAGAGTACAATTTCTAATGCTAACAATTTATCTCCTCTGACAAACTAGCCACTAatatttttgatttttctattaaaaaatcaaGTAAATACAAACCATTATAAAGTAGAGCTTTGAAATTGTCAAACATTAAATGCTACAatcatttataaataaaaatatttatacttttatttcattaattattaattacaattacaaaactcaaccaaaacaaaaacaaacaaaaaaaccaacacaattcaaagttcaaaccaaAAGATATGAAACAATGAATAATCTTtgtattcataaattaaatatgtaatGAGATAAATAAGTTACCCCATGTACATATGAATTCTAATAGCTAACAAGAAAATACAAACTAAAGCAAAGTATATAATAGAATGAATGAGTATAGATAATCCACTAGTTTGAAAGTTTCCAAACTCAACCATCTTGCCTTTACCAGGTATTTGAACGAGTAAACCAGGAGTCAAGAGAATGAAAAGCACCACTGAAACAAAAACTGGCCCCCAATCTGCCATATCTTCACTCACTCTTTGTGTGTGTATCTTGATGATCTTCACTCACTCTATAGTTTGTGATTTTTGCAAATTGCAAGTATATATAATGGATGAACATGCACATGGAATGGTTACTTTGGAAGATGAGACAAGAAATTGATGACTAGAAAAGTAGATAAAAGTAAGGTTACAAAATCAAGCGATTCTGATTCATTATTCATATTTTACAACTCATACCAACACACATTCCAACTTAGCAACTAATTAACgtttttatataaaatcattAAATTTCAATGtactttttattgattttttttttatattagattGTTGGGTTGCGGTGATTAAATTTCACATTGAATAtgaataagaaaaatgttagATATATAAGAGAGGTGGTCCATGAACTTAATGCCTCAAGATTTTAGTAGAGATGTGACGTCTTCCTTTCTTAAAATATTGCCCCATTGTTTCTTCGGAGCATTGCCCATCGTCTCTTGTTGGGAGGAAGCCCGGAGGAGGCATTATAAGAAATAAGTCAATGCTCTAGGACCACAATAGATTTAAACGCTATAActtcattcaaaattttaaggcatTAGACGCACATGTCACCTTTCTTATCTATTTAACATTCTTCACATTTATGGATCCATACAAATAATTAATCTTTATTTCACTGagtttgtttgatattttttcgtCCATACAAATAATTAATCTTTATTTCACTGagtttgtttgatattttttcgtCTGTTTTGGTCTTCGGGTCTCccattatatttttcttctaaaaagaATTCTTAGTTTACGGCATaggatagttttttttttttttgcttcagCTTCTTTAATCGGTACTACtagagttaggatcctctccatttctcaTAGTAGTTTGaatgaaataattttgtttgaCGATTTGCCAATATATATTCCTTGATTaacataataaattattattcattatcaaagttttttttaagcACATTATTAAAGTTATATCTTATTGATTAATAGTGTAATCTTATCGATTAATATTGTAACAATGCTTAAGTATTAAGCTATGTACTAAAGTTATTTTTCT from Trifolium pratense cultivar HEN17-A07 linkage group LG5, ARS_RC_1.1, whole genome shotgun sequence encodes:
- the LOC123885352 gene encoding uncharacterized protein LOC123885352 gives rise to the protein MADWGPVFVSVVLFILLTPGLLVQIPGKGKMVEFGNFQTSGLSILIHSIIYFALVCIFLLAIRIHMYMG